The following is a genomic window from Pseudomonas purpurea.
CCAGCCATGCACTGGCCACCGCGCAACCCTTGGGCGCGGACTACGACGCCAAGCTCAAACGTGAGTATCCGCAGTTGCAGCGCTACCCGCTGGACCTTGCGACCTACAGCAAAAGCGTTCAGGGCAAGGCGTCGGCGCAACTGTGGATCATCGACCCGCACGGCAACCTGGTGCTGCGCTACGACCCGACCGTCAAAGGCAAGGACCTGCTCAACGACCTGCGCCACCTGCTGAAACTGTCGAACATCGGATAAGGGCATCGTCATGGCCAAACCTGGATTTCGCCTTGCGCTGTTTGCCACCCTGCTGGCGCTGGTCGTCGTGTTGCTCGGCGCCTACACCCGGCTGACCCATGCGGGCCTCGGTTGCCCGGACTGGCCGGGGTGCTACGGGTTCATCAGCGTGCCGAAAAGCGAAGCCCAACTGGCCCACGCCGAACTGCATTTTCCCGATACGCCAGTGGTGGCCCACAAGGGCTGGAACGAGATGATCCACCGCTACTTCGCCGGCACGCTGGGGCTGCTGATCGTGTTGTTGGCCGCCCGCGCCTGGACCCATCGGCATCATCCGGACCAACCCTTGAAGTTGCCGCTGTTCTTGCTGGCGGTGGTGTTTGCCCAAGCGGCGTTTGGCATGTGGACGGTGACCCTCAAGCTCTGGCCGCAAGTGGTGACCGGGCATCTGCTGGGTGGTTTTGCAACCTTGAGCCTGCTGTTTTTGCTGACGTTGCGTTTGTCCGGCGTGTTGCCAGCGCTGATTGTGCCCAGGCGTTTGCAGCACTGGGCGACCGCCGGGTTGCTGCTGGTGATCGGACAAATCGCCCTCGGTGGCTGGGTCAGCTCCAACTATGCGGCGGTGGCTTGTATCGATTTTCCGACCTGCCACGGCCAGTGGTTGCCGTCGGCGGATTTCGCCAACGGCTTTCACCTGACCCAACACATCGGCCCCAATTACCTGGGCGGGCAGCTCGACAGCGATGCCCGCACGGCGATTCACCTGACTCACCGCCTCGGCGCGCTGCTGGTCACCCTGGTGCTGCTGGGGCTGGCCTGGCAACTCAAGGTCGTCGGCATGACCCGGCTCGCCGGGCTGGTGCTGGTGGCATTGGCGGCGCAGATCAGCCTGGGCATCAGCAACGTGATTTTCCACCTGCCGCTGCCGGTGGCCGTTGCCCATAACGCGGGCGGTGCGGCGTTGTTGCTGACGATGGTGCTGGTCAATTACCACGCACGGACCAGCCTGGTCCGGGTCAGGCAGCCACTGCCTGCACGCTGGCGCTTCAGTCTGCGCAAGCACTCGGCCGGGCCCACAACCCTTAAAGGAGAAATGCCATGGCGACTCTGATCGGCGAACGGCACGGCCGGGCGATCTGGCGCGACTATCTGGAGCTGACCAAGCCCAAAGTGGTGGTGCTGATGTTGATCACCTCGCTGGTGGGCATGTTCCTGGCGACCCGTGCCGGGGTGCCGTGGACAGTGCTGGTGTTCGGTAACCTGGGGATCGGGTTGTGCGCGGGGGGCGCGGCGGCGGTCAACCACGTGGTGGACCGGCGTATCGACGCCGTGATGGCCCGTACCCATAAGCGGCCACTGGCCGAAGGCCGGGTTTCACCGACCGCTGCCCTGACCTTTGCACTCTTGCTGGCCGTGGCCGGGCAAGCCTTGTTGCTGGCCTTCACCAACCCGCTGACGGCCTGGCTGACGCTGGCCTCGTTGCTCGGTTATGCAGTGGTCTACACCGGTTTCCTGAAACGCGCCACGCCGCAGAACATTGTCATTGGCGGCCTGGCGGGCGCCGCGCCACCGTTGCTGGGCTGGGTCGCCGCCACCGGCCATGTCAGCGCTGAACCGCTGTTGCTGGTGCTGATTATCTTCGCCTGGACCCCGCCGCATTTCTGGGCACTGGCGATTCACCGCAAGGAGGAATACGCCAAGGCCGATATCCCGATGCTGCCGGTGACCCATGGCGAGCACTACACCAAGGTTCACATTCTGCTGTACACCTTCGCCTTGCTGGCGGTAAGCCTGATGCCGTATGTGATCCACATGAGCGGCCTGCTGTACCTGGTGTGCGCACTGGTGCTGGGCGCAAGGTTTCTGCAATGGGCCGTGGTGCTGTACCGTGGCACTCGGCCGCACGCGGCGATCAACACCTTCAAGTACTCTATTTACTACTTGTTCCTGCTGTTTATCGCCCTGCTCGTAGACCACTACCTAGTGTTGAACCTATGACTCGAACTCAGAAAACCGTCTTTATTCTCGTCGCTCTGGTGGCCCTGGTCCTGGGGCTGACCGTCAACAAAGTGCTGACCAGCAAGGGCCAGGGCGACCCGACGGCGTTGATCGACGCCGGGATCATCCTGCTGCCGCAAAGCCGCAACCTGCCGAACGTGCAGATGACCAATCAGGATGGCCAACCGGTCACGGTCAACGAGCTGAAAGGTAAATGGAGCCTGTTGTTCTTCGGCTACACCTTCTGCCCGGACATCTGCCCGACCACCCTGGCGCAGTTGCGGCAGATCAAGAGTGAACTGCCGGCAGACGCGGTCGACCAGTTGCAGATCATTCTGGTCAGCGTCGACCCGAACCGCGACAACCCCCAGCAGCTCAAGCAGTACCTGGGTTACTTCGACCCGCAGTTCATCGGCCTGACTCCGGCGTCGATCGAGGACCTGCAGAAAGTCGCCAACGCGGTGAGCATCCCGTTCATCCCGGCCGACACCAGCAAGCCCAACTACACCGTGGACCACAGCGGCAACCTGGCAGTGATCGGCCCGGACGGTACGCAGCGCGGGTTCATTCGCGCACCGTTGAACAACGCCAAACTGGTGGCGCAGTTGCCGGTGATGCTCAAGCGCAAGTAAGAACATCAAAAGCTTACCCACCCTAGCCCTCACCCAGAGGGAGAGGGGACTGACCGAGGTGTTTGTTCGAGCCACACCGACCTGCAATTGCGAGTCGAACTCAGGTTTTGAAAAGCACGAAGATCGGCTCCCTCTCCCTCGGAAGAGGGCTGGGGTGGGGTGGATTCACAGCAGTCCTAGATCCGAACAGACAAAAAAGGGGACGCTCATGGCGTCCCCTTTTTCGTTGCAACCTGAATCAGAACGCCGGCAATACCGCGCCTTTGTACTTCTCCAGAATGAAGGCTTTGACTTCCGGGCTGTGCAGGGCAGCAACCAGCTTCTTCATCGCGTCGCTGTCCTTGTCGTCCGGGCGGGCGACCAGGATGTTCACGTAAGGCGAGTCTTTGCCTTCGATGGTCAGCGCGTCCTTGGACGGGTCAAGCTTGGCTTCCAGCGCGTAGTTGGTGTTGATCAGCGCCAGGTCGACCTGGGTCAGCACGCGCGGGATGGTCGCGGCTTCCAGTTCACGGAATTTCAGGTCCTTGGTGTTCTCGGTGATGTCCTTGACGGTCGACAGGATGTTGTTCGCATCCTTCAACTTGATCAGGCCGGCCTTTTCCAGCAGCAGCAGCGCGCGGCCACCGTTGGTGGCATCGTTCGGGATCACGACGTTGGCGCCGCCCGGCAGGTCCGCCAGTGTCTTGTACTTGCTGGAGTAAGCACCCAGCGGTTCCAGGTGCACGCCGGCCACGCTGATCAGGTGCGTGCCCTTGGCCTTGTTGAACTCATCAAGGTACGGCTTGTGCTGGAAGAAGTTGGCGTCCAGGCGTTTTTCGGCCACTTGCACGTTCGGCTGAACGTAGTCGGTGAAGACCTTGACCTTGAGGTCCACGCCTTCTTTGGCCAATGCCGGTTTCACGAACTCCAGGATCTCCGCGTGCGGGACCGGGGTCGCGGCCACGGTCAGGGTTTCAGCGGCCTGGGCAGAGAACGCTGCAACGGCAGCGAACGCAACGAGTAGTTTTTTCATCCAGCAAACTCCTTGTGAGACGCCCGGTCGGGCACCTGCCAGCGGTGGCCGGCGATTGCATTTATTTTCGGGAAAAGTGCACCACCAGCTTATCGCCGACGGTTTGCAGAACCTGCACCAGCACCAGCAGCAACACCACGGTCACGATCATCACATCGGTCTGGAAACGCTGGTAACCGAAACGGATCGCCAGGTCGCCCAGACCACCGGCACCCACCACACCGGCCATTGCCGTGTAGGACACCAGTGTAATAGCCGTCACCGTAATCGCCGCGAAGATACCCGGACGGGCCTCTGGCAGTAGGGCATTGGTGATGATTTGCCGTGTCGTCGCGCCCATGGCCTGGGTGGCTTCGATAATGCCGCGATCCACTTCACGCAAGGCGGTTTCCACCAGGCGGGCGAAGAACGGCGTGGCGCCCACGACCAGTGGCGGAATCGCACCGCCGACGCCCAGCGAGGTGCCGGTAATCAGTACGGTGAACGGAATCATCACGATCAGCAGGATGATGAACGGCAGCGAGCGCAGGATGTTCACGATCAGCGACAGCAGTGCGTAGAAACCCTTGGCTTCGAGCAGTTGGCGCGGGCTGCACAGGAACAGCAGCACGCCCAGCGGCAGGCCGAGCAGTACCGTGAACAGCAGCGAACCGCCGAGCATCATCAAGGTGTCGCCGGTGGCCAGCCAGATTTCGTACCAGTCGATATTGCTGAAGAAACTCATCAGGGCTTCCATTAACGCAGCACCTCCATGTGGACTTCAGCCGCGGTGAAGCGGGCGAACGCCGCTTCCATGTCACCGCCGGTGATGGCCAGGGTCAGTTGCCCGTAAGGGGTGTCTTTGATGCGGTCGATACGACCGGCGAGGATGCTGTAGTCCACGCCTGTTTCACGGGCGACCGTTCCCAGCAACGGCGCGTAGGTGGCGTCGCCCTGGAACGTCAGACGTACGATACGGCCTGGCACGTGGGCGAAGTCGTCGCGCTGTTCGCTCTCGTCGATGTGTTCGTCTTCCTGGACGAAACGCTTGGTGGTCGGGTGCTTGGGGTGCAGGAACACCTCGGCCACCGGGCCTTGCTCGACGATCATGCCGGCGTCCATTACGGCGACCTGGTCGCAGACCCGACGGATCACGTCCATTTCATGGGTGATCAGCACGATAGTCAGTTTCAGCTCACGGTTGATCTCGGCCAGCAATTGCAGGACCGACGCCGTGGTTTGCGGGTCGAGGGCACTGGTGGCTTCGTCGCAGAGCAAAATCTTCGGCTTGGTCGCCAGGGCGCGGGCGATGCCGACGCGTTGCTTCTGGCCACCGGACAGCTGCGCCGGGTACTTTTTGGCATGGTCAGCCAGACCCACACGGTCAAGCAATTCGGCCACACGCTTGTCGATGTCACTGCGTGACAGCTCGCCTGCCAGGGTCAGAGGCAGCGCGACGTTGTCGGCGACGGTCTTGGATGCCAGCAGGTTGAAGTGCTGGAAAATCATCCCGACCTGCTGACGAAAGCGCCGCAGATCATTCGGGGTCAGAGCCGTGACGACTTCGCCGTCAACGGTGATCTTGCCGCCGCTGGCGTCTTCCAGGCGATTGATCAGGCGCAGCAGGGTACTTTTTCCCGCACCGGAATGGCCTATCAGGCCGAACACCTGACCATTCTCAATCGTCAGATTGGTCGGGTGCAGTGCGGGAATATCCTTGCCGCCGACGCGGTAGGTTTTATGGACGTTTTGAAACTCGATCACGTAGCGAACCTTGTGGGGCGCGTTAGAAAAGGATCAGCGGTTAGCCGGGCGCGCATTTTAGCCTGTCCGTATAGAGGTTCTTAGCATTTATTTCGCATTCATCCTGCGATTTGGAAATAACCACCTGGCCTGGAATGCAAAAGATCGCAGCCCCCGGCAGTTCCTACGCGGGGCGGTAGGCGTTGCCGGGGGCTGCGATCTTCGTGTTCAAGGCTTGCGCGGTGTCAGAACCATCTGTGCCGGAACGTGTCGCAGGATTTGTCGTTCGATCTTCAGATCAAACCCGGCATCCAGTTTCTTCACCCGCTTGCTCAGCAGTGTGGCCAGCCACGGGTAATCCTGGGTGCGCGGTGCCTGGATGCTGACGTCACACTGATAATTCACCACATCGGTGGCGATCGCGTCCAGTTGTCGACGCAATTGCCGGCTATCGGTGATGTTCAATGCAATCGTTGTACTTTCAGCACTCGGGTCGATCACTTTGGCGACGGGTTGGGCTTCGGCCGCCTTGAGGGCGGCTTCGGCCTGATCCAGCTCGGCTTTGCGCGCATGGGTGATGGCGCTGTTGACGCCACCGGTCAGCGCCGGGGCCTTGGGCATCAGTGCGCGAGCACGGCTCAACGCCGTGGCGGCGGCATTCACATCGCCTTTTTGCAGGACGATCTGGCTGCGTTGCAGGTAGGCTTCGGCCAATTGCCGCTGATACTGCTCCAGCGATTGATCGTTGGGCGTCTCGGCCTGCAGGGCCGCGAGTTGATCTTCGGCGGTGGCCAGTTCGCTGCTGGCCAGGCTTTGTTCCAGCTGCGCGATGGCCGTGGCCCGGGCATCCGGAACCTCGGAGGCTGGCGGCGTGCTTTGGCAGGCACCCAGCAGCAGGGAAAACGCGATAAGGAGCAGATAACGGGAGGCGAACGGCTTCATTCCTGCGACTCTCTGATTGCGCAAAAAACGAGCAAGTCTACACCCCTCGACGGGGCAGGACAAAACTCAGCAGAAACAGTGCGGCGGCCGCGACCACGATCGACGGGCCGGCCGGAGTGTCCTTGAACCACGACAGCGCCAGGCCGCCGCACACCGCCAGCATGCCCAGCAGGCTCGCGCCCAGGGCCATCTGCTCCGGGGAGCGGGCGTGACGCTGTGCCGCAGCGGCCGGGATGATCAACAGCGAGGTAATCAGCAGAACACCGACGATTTTCATCGCCACCGCGATCACCACTGCAATCAACAGCAT
Proteins encoded in this region:
- a CDS encoding COX15/CtaA family protein, with translation MAKPGFRLALFATLLALVVVLLGAYTRLTHAGLGCPDWPGCYGFISVPKSEAQLAHAELHFPDTPVVAHKGWNEMIHRYFAGTLGLLIVLLAARAWTHRHHPDQPLKLPLFLLAVVFAQAAFGMWTVTLKLWPQVVTGHLLGGFATLSLLFLLTLRLSGVLPALIVPRRLQHWATAGLLLVIGQIALGGWVSSNYAAVACIDFPTCHGQWLPSADFANGFHLTQHIGPNYLGGQLDSDARTAIHLTHRLGALLVTLVLLGLAWQLKVVGMTRLAGLVLVALAAQISLGISNVIFHLPLPVAVAHNAGGAALLLTMVLVNYHARTSLVRVRQPLPARWRFSLRKHSAGPTTLKGEMPWRL
- the cyoE gene encoding heme o synthase; amino-acid sequence: MATLIGERHGRAIWRDYLELTKPKVVVLMLITSLVGMFLATRAGVPWTVLVFGNLGIGLCAGGAAAVNHVVDRRIDAVMARTHKRPLAEGRVSPTAALTFALLLAVAGQALLLAFTNPLTAWLTLASLLGYAVVYTGFLKRATPQNIVIGGLAGAAPPLLGWVAATGHVSAEPLLLVLIIFAWTPPHFWALAIHRKEEYAKADIPMLPVTHGEHYTKVHILLYTFALLAVSLMPYVIHMSGLLYLVCALVLGARFLQWAVVLYRGTRPHAAINTFKYSIYYLFLLFIALLVDHYLVLNL
- a CDS encoding SCO family protein gives rise to the protein MTRTQKTVFILVALVALVLGLTVNKVLTSKGQGDPTALIDAGIILLPQSRNLPNVQMTNQDGQPVTVNELKGKWSLLFFGYTFCPDICPTTLAQLRQIKSELPADAVDQLQIILVSVDPNRDNPQQLKQYLGYFDPQFIGLTPASIEDLQKVANAVSIPFIPADTSKPNYTVDHSGNLAVIGPDGTQRGFIRAPLNNAKLVAQLPVMLKRK
- a CDS encoding MetQ/NlpA family ABC transporter substrate-binding protein, translating into MKKLLVAFAAVAAFSAQAAETLTVAATPVPHAEILEFVKPALAKEGVDLKVKVFTDYVQPNVQVAEKRLDANFFQHKPYLDEFNKAKGTHLISVAGVHLEPLGAYSSKYKTLADLPGGANVVIPNDATNGGRALLLLEKAGLIKLKDANNILSTVKDITENTKDLKFRELEAATIPRVLTQVDLALINTNYALEAKLDPSKDALTIEGKDSPYVNILVARPDDKDSDAMKKLVAALHSPEVKAFILEKYKGAVLPAF
- a CDS encoding methionine ABC transporter permease, with protein sequence MEALMSFFSNIDWYEIWLATGDTLMMLGGSLLFTVLLGLPLGVLLFLCSPRQLLEAKGFYALLSLIVNILRSLPFIILLIVMIPFTVLITGTSLGVGGAIPPLVVGATPFFARLVETALREVDRGIIEATQAMGATTRQIITNALLPEARPGIFAAITVTAITLVSYTAMAGVVGAGGLGDLAIRFGYQRFQTDVMIVTVVLLLVLVQVLQTVGDKLVVHFSRK
- a CDS encoding methionine ABC transporter ATP-binding protein, translated to MIEFQNVHKTYRVGGKDIPALHPTNLTIENGQVFGLIGHSGAGKSTLLRLINRLEDASGGKITVDGEVVTALTPNDLRRFRQQVGMIFQHFNLLASKTVADNVALPLTLAGELSRSDIDKRVAELLDRVGLADHAKKYPAQLSGGQKQRVGIARALATKPKILLCDEATSALDPQTTASVLQLLAEINRELKLTIVLITHEMDVIRRVCDQVAVMDAGMIVEQGPVAEVFLHPKHPTTKRFVQEDEHIDESEQRDDFAHVPGRIVRLTFQGDATYAPLLGTVARETGVDYSILAGRIDRIKDTPYGQLTLAITGGDMEAAFARFTAAEVHMEVLR
- a CDS encoding PA5502 family lipoprotein; protein product: MKPFASRYLLLIAFSLLLGACQSTPPASEVPDARATAIAQLEQSLASSELATAEDQLAALQAETPNDQSLEQYQRQLAEAYLQRSQIVLQKGDVNAAATALSRARALMPKAPALTGGVNSAITHARKAELDQAEAALKAAEAQPVAKVIDPSAESTTIALNITDSRQLRRQLDAIATDVVNYQCDVSIQAPRTQDYPWLATLLSKRVKKLDAGFDLKIERQILRHVPAQMVLTPRKP